A window of the Butyricimonas virosa genome harbors these coding sequences:
- a CDS encoding dihydroorotate dehydrogenase electron transfer subunit, producing the protein MKKLIDFTVTENKRLNHDTILLVLHSEELPEIQPGQFVNVRVDHSPSTFLRRPISVHDVDEARGLLYLFIKIVGCGTSTLGDLQIGDKVNVMLPLGNHFSIPASGRPLLIGGGCGVAPMLHLSRIMKARGLSPVVLIGTRTDKDILRKEEYEKYATVYYTTEDGSFGEKGYVTQHSVLKEKFDHIFCCGPEVMMKAVAGYANQNNINCEVSLENTMACGIGACLCCVTDTKEGHKCVCTEGPIFNIKDLKWQI; encoded by the coding sequence ATGAAGAAGTTAATAGATTTCACTGTTACAGAGAATAAAAGATTAAATCATGACACCATTTTGCTGGTGTTGCATTCGGAAGAATTACCTGAAATTCAGCCGGGACAATTCGTGAATGTACGGGTGGATCATTCTCCCTCAACTTTTTTACGAAGACCGATTTCAGTGCATGACGTGGATGAAGCGCGCGGGTTACTTTATCTTTTTATCAAAATCGTGGGATGCGGAACGTCAACCTTGGGCGATTTGCAAATTGGTGATAAAGTGAACGTGATGTTACCTCTTGGCAATCATTTTTCGATCCCGGCTTCCGGTAGACCTTTACTTATCGGTGGAGGTTGCGGGGTGGCTCCCATGTTGCATTTATCCCGGATCATGAAAGCACGGGGGTTATCACCTGTCGTGTTGATCGGTACCCGAACAGATAAAGATATTCTTCGGAAAGAAGAGTACGAAAAATATGCCACGGTATACTATACAACTGAAGACGGTTCCTTCGGGGAAAAAGGATATGTCACGCAACATTCCGTTTTGAAAGAAAAATTTGATCATATCTTTTGTTGTGGCCCGGAAGTGATGATGAAAGCGGTTGCAGGGTATGCGAATCAAAATAATATTAATTGTGAAGTATCTTTAGAAAATACAATGGCTTGTGGTATTGGAGCATGCCTCTGTTGTGTAACCGACACGAAAGAAGGTCATAAATGCGTGTGTACGGAAGGTCCTATTTTCAATATAAAAGATTTAAAATGGCAGATTTAA
- a CDS encoding dihydroorotate dehydrogenase, which translates to MADLNININGLSLKNPVLTASGTFGYGTEFQDFIDLERLGGFIVKGTTLKHREGNPYPRMAETPSGMLNAVGLQNKGVDYFIEHIYPTIKDINSNILVNVSGSTIADYVATAEKINALDHIPAIELNISCPNVKEGGMAFGTSCVSASEVVKEVRKVYKKHLMVKLSPNVTSIQEIALAVEGAGADSVSLINTLMGMAVNVKTRKPVLSTVTGGLSGPCVKPVALRMVWQVAKVVKIPVVGLGGISCANDAIEFLLAGASAIQIGTANFIDPTVTIKVIDGINNYLDLNGFKSVKEIIGLI; encoded by the coding sequence ATGGCAGATTTAAATATAAATATCAACGGCTTATCCCTGAAGAATCCCGTGTTAACAGCATCCGGAACCTTCGGATACGGGACTGAATTTCAGGATTTTATTGATTTAGAACGTTTGGGTGGATTTATCGTGAAAGGAACAACGTTAAAACATCGTGAAGGTAACCCTTACCCTCGGATGGCCGAAACTCCTTCCGGAATGTTGAATGCCGTGGGATTACAGAATAAAGGTGTAGACTATTTCATAGAGCATATTTATCCGACGATAAAAGACATAAATAGTAATATACTGGTGAATGTATCCGGTTCAACTATCGCCGATTACGTTGCCACGGCAGAAAAAATAAACGCGTTGGATCATATCCCGGCCATCGAATTGAATATTTCCTGTCCTAACGTGAAAGAAGGTGGTATGGCTTTCGGAACAAGTTGTGTTTCAGCTTCTGAGGTGGTTAAGGAAGTTCGAAAAGTCTACAAGAAACACTTGATGGTCAAATTATCTCCTAATGTTACGAGTATACAGGAAATTGCCTTGGCTGTAGAAGGCGCGGGTGCAGATTCTGTATCACTTATCAATACCTTAATGGGGATGGCTGTTAATGTAAAAACTAGAAAACCTGTATTAAGTACGGTTACGGGGGGATTAAGTGGTCCTTGCGTGAAACCCGTGGCACTTCGTATGGTTTGGCAAGTTGCTAAAGTCGTGAAAATTCCTGTGGTTGGTTTGGGTGGAATAAGCTGTGCCAATGATGCGATCGAATTCTTATTGGCCGGGGCTTCTGCTATACAGATTGGTACCGCAAATTTTATTGATCCAACGGTAACAATAAAAGTGATCGATGGTATTAACAATTACTTAGATCTAAACGGTTTCAAGTCTGTTAAAGAAATTATCGGCTTGATATAA
- a CDS encoding helix-turn-helix domain-containing protein: protein MQERLNQIIEKKGLTATKFAAMIGVNASTISHILAGRNKPGFDIINNIAKTFPDLNLTWLITGNGSMDNSPIQEEKKTVVTEPTLFDMESTEKQNTPIMSDKNVKSEETRDPMTYVRSLTKQTKKIKRIILFFEDGSFEDYEKE from the coding sequence ATGCAAGAACGTTTGAATCAAATTATCGAGAAAAAGGGATTGACTGCAACGAAATTTGCAGCTATGATTGGAGTAAATGCTTCTACAATTTCCCATATTCTTGCAGGCAGGAATAAACCCGGTTTTGATATTATCAATAATATCGCGAAAACATTTCCGGATCTCAATCTGACTTGGTTAATCACAGGAAACGGATCAATGGATAATTCTCCTATACAAGAAGAAAAAAAAACGGTAGTAACCGAGCCTACGTTATTTGACATGGAATCGACGGAAAAACAAAATACACCTATTATGTCCGATAAAAATGTAAAATCAGAAGAAACAAGAGATCCGATGACATACGTCAGGTCTTTAACGAAACAGACAAAAAAAATAAAACGGATTATATTATTTTTTGAAGATGGCAGTTTTGAGGACTATGAGAAAGAATAA